The Papaver somniferum cultivar HN1 chromosome 3, ASM357369v1, whole genome shotgun sequence genome includes a region encoding these proteins:
- the LOC113355461 gene encoding uncharacterized protein LOC113355461, with amino-acid sequence MMMAKNSAGVVKYGIVGVGMMGREHLINLGHLQQQQEAISVVCIADPHIPSQQLALQIANCEFNWSPQVFWGHKELLDSGLCDVVIVSTPNMTHFQILMDIIEHPKPHHILVEKPLCTNVADCKRVIEAAKKRPDVLVQVGLEYRYMPPVAKLIDVVRSGKIGQVKMVSIREHRFPFLVKVNDWNRFNENTGGTLVEKCCHFFDLMTLFVGAMPVRVMASGAIDVNHKDEIYDGKVPDIIDNAYVIVEFDNGSRGMLDLCMFAEGSKNEQEISVVGDIGKGEAFVPESTVRVGTRTKGREGVETMKAEDKRIKYDGLHHGSSYLEHLNLLSAVRSSIIRQHPQEGGDAVKRDCATVVGLQDGLLSVAIGVAAQLSIQKGRFITLEEVLNI; translated from the exons ATGATGATGGCAAAGAACTCAGCAGGAGTTGTGAAGTACGGAATTGTAGGAGTAGGAATGATGGGAAGAGAACATCTCATAAATCTTGGTCATctccaacaacaacaagaagccATATCTGTCGTCTGTATTGCTGATCCTCACATCCCTAGTCAACAACTTGCCTTGCAAATAGCAAATTGTGAATTCAACTGGTCTCCGCAG GTTTTTTGGGGACACAAAGAATTACTAGACAGTGGACTTTGTGATGTTGTGATTGTTTCTACACCAAACATGACTCATTTTCAAATTCTTATGGATATTATTGAACATCCTAAACCACATCACATACTTGTTGAGAAGCCATTATGTACTAATGTTGCTGATTGCAAAAGG GTGATCGAGGCGGCTAAAAAGAGGCCAGATGTGTTGGTTCAAGTTGGATTGGAGTACAGGTATATGCCTCCGGTAGCGAAGTTGATAGACGTAGTGCGAAGTGGAAAGATTGGACAAGTAAAAATGGTGTCTATTCGAGAACATCGGTTTCCGTTTCTGGTTAAG GTGAACGACTGGAACCGATTCAACGAAAATACAGGAGGAACTCTGGTAGAGAAGTGCTGTCACTTTTTTGATCTGATGACGTTGTTTGTTGGTGCAATGCCAGTACGTGTCATGGCTTCTGGAGCTATAGATGTTAATCACAAAGATGAAATTTATGACGGAAAG GTCCCCGACATTATAGATAATGCTTATGTCATTGTTGAATTCGACAATGGTTCTCGAGGCATGCTAGACCTTTGCATGTTTGCTGAAGGGAGTAAGAATGAGCAAGAGATATCTGTTGTTGGTGACATTGGTAAG GGTGAAGCCTTTGTTCCAGAGAGTACAGTTCGTGTGGGTACACGAACGAAGGGAAGAGAGGGAGTAGAAACTATGAAAGCCGAGGATAAGCGGATAAA ATATGACGGACTCCATCATGGATCAAGCTATTTGGAACACCTTAACTTGTTATCTGCTGTGAGGTCATCTATCATTCGTCAGCACCCGCAAGAAGGCGGTGATGCTGTCAAACGAGACTGTGCCACGGTAGTGGGGTTGCAAGATGGGTTGCTCTCTGTTGCCATTGGTGTTGCAGCACAGCTCTCAATACAGAAAGGACGGTTTATTACCCTTGAAGAAGTATTGAATATCTGA
- the LOC113355462 gene encoding uncharacterized protein LOC113355462, with protein sequence MKASTFRPQFSLPIQTNLKTPTTTKFLHLLPFKTKSCLSNSFPPQKPNLLATRKATIIKKLQNPVPSKSTTSNDENGLSRVVILGAVTLGVAMLVVGMDDQNALALGPEGPLMEEFWDNMRRYSLYIVTVSTGVIYTIFTPILELLKNPVTAILIITILGGSLFIVSQVISAMVGTSEFVYDYGY encoded by the coding sequence ATGAAAGCCTCTACATTCAGGCCTCAATTCTCATTACCCATACAGACTAATCTTAAAACTCCAACCACtactaaatttcttcatctacttCCATTTAAAACCAAATCATGTCTTTCAAACTCATTTCCACcacaaaaaccaaatcttcttgcAACAAGAAAAGCAACAATAATCAAGAAGCTTCAGAATCCAGTACCTTCAAAATCCACCacctcaaatgatgaaaatgggttATCAAGGGTTGTTATATTGGGTGCAGTAACACTAGGGGTGGCAATGCTAGTTGTTGGGATGGATGATCAGAATGCTTTGGCTTTGGGTCCAGAGGGACCTTTAATGGAAGAATTTTGGGATAACATGAGAAGATATAGTTTGTATATTGTAACAGTGAGTACTGGTGTTATTTACACCATATTTACACCAATATTGGAGCTATTAAAAAATCCTGTCACTGCAATTCTTATTATAACTATCTTAGGTGGTAGTCTTTTCATTGTATCTCAAGTTATTTCAGCCATGGTTGGTACTTCAGAATTTGTATATGATTATGGGTATTAA